One genomic window of Coleofasciculus chthonoplastes PCC 7420 includes the following:
- a CDS encoding DUF928 domain-containing protein has product MISPNLPLILSLILITSTPINQTPPATNDPPTPPDSQPAEERKPGGTRGSCEKTDQPFTPLLPLTNGEFSGYTLSGYPTLWFYIPYQTSSLESGKFTIEDEQQNTIYRQEFSLPQTPGLIQISLPKTAPPLAPNQRYTWKLMLYCTSSGSSMRDRVWHQGWVKRLDNQDLETQIQQAALSQQIDLLIEHNLWYDLPQDISPLRRLPSTWETLLKSMGLEDLPRDAIAGDVEAID; this is encoded by the coding sequence ATGATTTCCCCAAACCTTCCACTCATTCTTTCCTTAATTCTGATCACCTCCACCCCAATCAATCAAACCCCACCCGCCACCAATGATCCACCAACCCCACCAGACAGCCAACCCGCCGAAGAACGAAAGCCCGGTGGAACTCGAGGTTCCTGTGAGAAAACCGATCAACCCTTTACCCCCTTATTACCCCTGACGAATGGGGAATTTTCCGGCTACACTCTTAGCGGATATCCTACGCTTTGGTTCTACATTCCCTATCAAACAAGTAGCCTAGAGTCTGGTAAATTTACCATAGAAGACGAACAGCAAAATACCATCTACCGACAGGAATTTTCTCTACCCCAAACTCCCGGTTTAATTCAGATTAGTCTACCCAAAACCGCGCCCCCCTTAGCCCCAAATCAACGCTACACCTGGAAACTCATGCTCTATTGTACCTCTTCCGGATCATCCATGCGCGATCGCGTTTGGCATCAGGGATGGGTAAAACGGCTGGATAACCAAGACTTAGAGACACAGATACAACAAGCGGCTTTATCCCAGCAGATTGATCTATTAATTGAACATAATCTTTGGTATGATCTGCCCCAGGATATCTCCCCGCTTCGTCGTCTCCCCTCAACCTGGGAAACCCTATTAAAATCAATGGGTTTAGAGGATTTACCACGAGATGCGATCGCGGGTGACGTTGAAGCGATAGATTAA
- a CDS encoding CHAT domain-containing protein, translating into MLNLSGEPGNFLSLNDPIISANGDVVFGDYEGAALKVEATGSITVNGDISIDFPDNSPSLPDGQPGSDLDLLKNQRALILRAGLPSLENPENVPQFNVPTSGTDFTSPGSSSPLGNITITGTINTSSTNLDGGPIILFASGEISAGQINATSSLNPGIGNGGNIEITAGGNITIENGFETFSDSGNAGSLTFESKTGDIRINCLSGAANCIAISAYRNGGNIDFNSPQGMIEINGRIDASTDNVPSNEARNGGNVTLTARNDIIAGVLMSIINDGNGDAGNITINSTQGSISVDNIFVNSLSGNGGTVKLTAPGDIFTAAIVSGSESGTGGKIILESDGIVDTTAGDLDSSTNNGNGGTIKLDAPGDIKTAGINTSGSANGGDIILTSGGAIDTAAGILNAAGGENGGNITLFAPRDISTGEITSFLSGFSGNSGNISITSENGNIDTSQGALITSSGLGTGGNITLNAANSITSDQIDAISQTNQGGEIQLTAPNTITLSGDITTNQNSLIFNGSVILADDISITLFGTGDITFHDTIDGTKNLTLETENGIIEFNDIIGGSTPLNNLIVQGNISDNPIGVNITAINNIITDNLTSPTGISFTSTRGQIKTGDLTSPAGISLTSNSGQIETGILDSSNLNDGGDITLNARGNIKVSQINAQSLGNGRGGDVDITTPSYFQATDSFIDQNNINASISVAGGDNGGTIIIRHGGDGDIPFIVGNPDINGTAAAITRGDDAGIQTIEPTRDYFFTHKRDRNRIQIISILGAIPLPPTPIPVPEPTPKLNLDQNPIESLAFRVGDTLDAATTINQDPETGNYNISWEFPGEQPINLNVNNPPTPLDATPQDDVVAEIDQLFEDEFEDYFGEDLTNANVTAESLRETLKTIEQQTGKRAVVIYARNLKEGKGLELVLVLPEDNYIRKLVPASTITTLKSTVSEFQEMVTDITESRGYLPAAQQLYQWLIAPLESDLDALDIDTLIFCMDGGLRQLPMAALHDGKQFLIEHYSIGSIPSFSLTNTRYQPVKDAQILAMGATEFADLGALPTVATELKIITQTLWTGESFLNEEFTLSNLKTESRRQPFEIIHLATHAKFNDGNPSNSYIQLWDTKLRLNQVRQLEWYLPPPIELLVLSACQTALGNIEAELGFAGLAVQTGVKSAVASLWYVGDEATLSLMSGFYNQLRLPDITIKAEALRQAQLAMLREQVYFEGGKLTGIEGLEVELPGLGSRANQRLSHPYYWAGFTIIGSPW; encoded by the coding sequence ATGCTGAATTTATCAGGGGAACCAGGTAATTTTCTCAGTTTGAATGACCCGATTATTAGTGCTAATGGGGATGTTGTGTTTGGGGATTATGAGGGAGCAGCACTAAAAGTTGAAGCGACAGGCAGCATCACAGTTAATGGAGATATATCCATTGACTTTCCAGATAATTCTCCATCTCTTCCTGATGGGCAACCTGGCTCAGATTTAGACCTTCTAAAAAATCAAAGGGCATTGATCCTACGGGCAGGTTTACCCTCTTTGGAGAATCCAGAAAATGTACCTCAATTTAATGTACCAACATCGGGAACGGATTTTACATCTCCTGGCAGTTCTTCTCCGCTGGGAAATATCACTATTACAGGAACAATTAATACGAGCAGCACAAATCTTGATGGTGGTCCAATAATATTGTTTGCTTCCGGTGAAATTTCAGCAGGACAAATTAATGCAACATCCAGCCTAAACCCTGGGATAGGTAATGGAGGTAACATCGAGATTACAGCAGGTGGCAATATTACGATTGAAAACGGATTTGAAACTTTTTCAGACTCTGGAAACGCTGGTAGCCTCACTTTTGAATCCAAAACAGGTGACATCAGAATTAATTGCCTTTCGGGTGCAGCAAATTGTATAGCGATTTCGGCTTACCGGAACGGTGGCAATATCGATTTCAACAGTCCACAGGGAATGATTGAAATTAATGGTCGAATCGATGCTTCAACTGATAATGTTCCAAGTAATGAGGCGAGGAATGGTGGTAACGTTACTCTTACTGCTAGAAATGATATTATAGCTGGTGTGCTAATGTCTATAATAAATGATGGTAATGGTGATGCTGGCAATATTACCATTAATAGTACACAAGGCTCTATCAGTGTTGATAATATTTTTGTAAATTCACTAAGCGGTAATGGTGGTACAGTGAAACTTACCGCTCCAGGCGATATTTTCACGGCTGCTATTGTATCCGGTTCTGAATCAGGTACAGGAGGAAAAATTATCCTTGAAAGCGATGGAATAGTTGACACTACAGCAGGGGACTTAGACTCTAGCACAAATAACGGGAATGGAGGCACGATAAAACTCGATGCTCCCGGCGATATTAAAACGGCTGGTATTAATACGTCTGGTAGTGCCAATGGGGGAGATATCATACTTACCAGCGGTGGTGCCATTGATACCGCAGCAGGTATTTTAAATGCCGCAGGTGGTGAAAATGGAGGTAATATAACCCTGTTTGCACCTCGCGATATTTCCACAGGTGAAATTACCTCATTCTTGAGTGGTTTTAGTGGCAATAGTGGCAACATCAGTATTACTAGCGAAAATGGCAATATCGATACCAGCCAAGGCGCACTCATTACCTCCTCAGGTTTGGGAACAGGTGGTAATATTACCCTTAACGCCGCCAATAGCATTACCTCTGATCAAATTGATGCTATTTCTCAAACAAACCAAGGTGGAGAAATCCAACTCACCGCACCGAACACAATTACTCTCAGTGGCGATATCACCACCAATCAAAATAGCCTAATCTTCAACGGTTCAGTTATCCTCGCTGACGATATTTCTATCACCCTATTCGGTACTGGTGATATTACCTTCCACGACACCATTGATGGAACTAAAAACCTGACTCTCGAAACGGAAAACGGTATTATTGAATTTAACGATATTATCGGTGGCTCAACCCCTCTCAACAATTTAATTGTTCAAGGCAATATTAGTGATAACCCAATCGGGGTCAATATCACAGCTATCAATAACATTATTACCGATAATCTCACCTCACCCACAGGCATTTCCTTTACCAGTACCCGTGGACAAATCAAAACCGGAGATTTAACCTCACCCGCAGGTATTTCCCTTACCAGCAATAGCGGACAAATTGAAACAGGTATTCTTGATTCCTCTAACCTTAATGATGGCGGTGATATTACCCTCAACGCCCGTGGCAATATAAAAGTCAGCCAAATTAACGCCCAAAGTCTGGGGAATGGTAGAGGCGGAGATGTCGATATTACCACCCCCAGTTATTTCCAAGCCACCGACTCCTTCATCGACCAAAATAACATCAACGCCAGTATTTCTGTCGCTGGGGGTGACAACGGTGGAACCATTATTATTCGCCACGGCGGAGACGGTGATATTCCCTTTATTGTCGGTAATCCTGATATCAATGGCACAGCAGCCGCGATTACCAGAGGCGATGACGCGGGGATACAGACAATTGAACCCACTAGAGACTATTTCTTCACCCACAAACGAGATAGGAATCGGATTCAAATTATATCGATTCTGGGCGCTATACCTCTACCGCCAACGCCCATTCCTGTGCCAGAACCAACACCCAAGCTAAACTTAGATCAAAATCCCATCGAGTCGTTAGCCTTTCGGGTTGGGGATACGTTAGACGCCGCTACTACGATTAACCAAGACCCAGAAACCGGAAACTACAATATTAGCTGGGAATTTCCGGGCGAACAACCTATTAATCTAAACGTTAACAATCCTCCTACGCCACTCGACGCCACGCCCCAAGATGATGTTGTCGCGGAAATTGACCAACTCTTTGAAGATGAATTTGAAGACTACTTTGGCGAAGACTTAACTAATGCCAACGTCACCGCCGAAAGCTTACGAGAAACCCTGAAAACCATCGAACAGCAAACCGGGAAACGTGCCGTTGTCATCTATGCCCGTAATCTCAAGGAAGGAAAAGGATTGGAATTGGTATTAGTTTTACCGGAAGACAATTATATCCGTAAACTGGTTCCCGCCTCTACTATTACCACCCTGAAAAGTACAGTCAGCGAATTTCAGGAGATGGTTACCGATATTACCGAATCCCGTGGCTACCTCCCCGCCGCCCAACAGCTTTATCAATGGTTAATCGCCCCCCTAGAATCTGACTTAGACGCCTTAGATATTGATACGCTTATCTTCTGTATGGATGGCGGATTACGTCAACTTCCTATGGCGGCGTTACACGATGGCAAGCAATTTCTGATTGAACACTATAGCATTGGTTCCATTCCCAGTTTTAGCCTCACCAACACCCGTTATCAACCCGTTAAAGATGCCCAAATTCTCGCCATGGGCGCGACTGAATTTGCGGATTTAGGGGCATTACCCACAGTCGCCACCGAATTAAAGATTATCACCCAAACCCTGTGGACAGGAGAATCCTTCCTCAACGAAGAATTTACCCTTAGTAATCTGAAAACCGAGAGTCGCCGCCAACCTTTTGAGATTATCCATCTCGCCACCCATGCTAAATTTAATGATGGTAATCCGAGTAATTCCTATATTCAATTGTGGGATACAAAACTGAGACTCAATCAAGTGCGCCAACTCGAATGGTATTTACCGCCGCCTATCGAATTATTAGTCCTCTCAGCCTGTCAAACCGCCCTGGGAAATATTGAGGCTGAATTAGGATTTGCCGGGTTAGCGGTACAAACTGGCGTCAAGTCGGCGGTAGCCAGTCTGTGGTATGTAGGCGATGAAGCGACGCTGAGTTTAATGAGTGGATTCTATAATCAATTACGCCTACCGGATATCACGATTAAAGCGGAAGCCTTGCGTCAAGCGCAACTGGCGATGTTACGGGAACAGGTATATTTTGAAGGAGGGAAATTAACCGGAATTGAAGGGTTAGAGGTTGAACTTCCTGGATTGGGAAGTCGGGCAAATCAACGGTTATCCCATCCTTATTATTGGGCAGGATTTACGATTATTGGGAGTCCGTGGTAG
- a CDS encoding filamentous hemagglutinin N-terminal domain-containing protein — MPQTKSGREWQSLGRWRAIASCSLVGAILGTGVILSPASLNAQPITPAADETGTVVTSNGTQLDITGGRLSRDEANLFHSFEQFGLDSGQIANFLSNPEIRNIFGRVVGGDASIINGLIQVTGGNSNLFLMNPAGIVFGENAWLNVPADFTATTATGIGFGEGNWFNAFGGNEYQDLVGNPNSFAFDLAQPGSVINAGNLAVTEGHNLTLLGGTVISTGELAAPGGNLTVAAVPGESLVRISQPGQLLSLEIAPPRDSEGMLLPVAPLDLATLLTGSGETGETGLTVSEETVQVTDTEFSIGNGDAIANSITAQSATLSASNNLMLVPVGAHRRAPSLVTTGDLNLLAGNTLFARDSVAHPFIAQAGGNLYIQGN; from the coding sequence ATGCCTCAAACCAAATCGGGTAGGGAATGGCAGAGTCTAGGGCGTTGGCGTGCGATCGCGTCTTGTTCTCTGGTAGGGGCAATCCTTGGCACTGGGGTTATTTTATCCCCAGCCTCCCTGAATGCACAACCGATTACTCCGGCGGCTGATGAGACGGGGACGGTGGTGACGTCGAATGGGACTCAACTGGATATTACGGGGGGTCGTTTGTCAAGGGATGAAGCGAATTTATTTCATAGTTTTGAGCAGTTTGGATTAGATTCGGGTCAAATTGCTAACTTTTTATCGAATCCTGAGATTAGGAATATTTTCGGGCGGGTAGTTGGCGGTGATGCTTCAATTATTAACGGGTTGATTCAGGTAACGGGAGGTAATTCTAATTTATTTCTGATGAATCCGGCGGGGATTGTATTTGGCGAAAATGCGTGGTTGAATGTCCCAGCAGATTTTACAGCAACGACAGCCACAGGGATTGGCTTTGGTGAGGGGAATTGGTTTAATGCCTTTGGTGGGAATGAGTATCAGGATTTAGTCGGAAATCCCAATAGTTTTGCCTTTGATTTAGCGCAACCGGGAAGTGTGATTAATGCGGGGAATTTGGCGGTAACTGAGGGGCATAATTTAACGCTACTGGGGGGTACTGTTATCAGCACCGGGGAATTGGCTGCACCGGGAGGAAATCTGACAGTTGCGGCGGTTCCGGGGGAAAGTTTGGTCAGGATTAGTCAACCGGGACAATTATTGAGTTTGGAAATAGCACCGCCACGGGATAGTGAGGGGATGTTGCTTCCGGTTGCGCCATTGGATTTGGCAACCTTGCTGACGGGAAGTGGTGAAACAGGGGAGACAGGGTTAACAGTTTCAGAGGAAACAGTACAGGTAACCGATACAGAATTCAGCATCGGAAATGGAGACGCGATCGCCAACAGTATAACAGCCCAAAGCGCAACATTATCGGCGTCTAACAATTTAATGTTAGTCCCCGTAGGGGCGCACCGACGTGCGCCCTCTTTGGTAACAACAGGAGATTTAAATCTTTTAGCGGGAAATACGCTGTTTGCGCGGGATAGTGTGGCGCATCCGTTTATCGCCCAAGCTGGCGGAAATTTGTATATTCAGGGGAATTAA
- the hslO gene encoding Hsp33 family molecular chaperone HslO — protein sequence MADQLIRATAAEGGIRAVGVITTRLTEEARRRHQLSYVATAALGRTMSSGLLLASNMKREGSRVNIRVKGKGPLGGILVDAGLDGTVRGYVDNPAIELPPNESGKLDVGGAVGRDGYLYVIRDVGYGYPYSSTVELVSGEIGDDIAHYLLTSEQTPSALIVGVFVGADGVTASGGLLIQILPKAARDESLVQILESRIAKLSGFTPLLQEGKTLPAIFEQILGDLGLVILPEIQMVRFDCGCSFDRVLGALKMLGEAELRDMIEKDEGAEATCHFCGEVYQASGDELAQLIQDLKAESV from the coding sequence ATGGCTGATCAGTTAATTCGCGCCACAGCAGCAGAAGGGGGTATCCGAGCCGTCGGTGTGATTACCACGCGCCTCACCGAAGAAGCCCGCCGGCGCCATCAGCTCTCCTATGTGGCAACGGCTGCCCTAGGGCGCACAATGTCATCTGGCTTATTGTTGGCGTCTAATATGAAGCGGGAAGGGTCAAGGGTGAATATTCGGGTCAAGGGAAAGGGTCCCTTGGGCGGAATTTTGGTTGATGCGGGCTTAGATGGTACGGTTAGAGGGTATGTGGATAACCCTGCTATTGAACTACCGCCCAACGAATCTGGCAAACTCGATGTTGGCGGTGCAGTTGGGCGTGACGGTTATCTTTATGTGATCCGGGATGTGGGATATGGCTATCCCTATTCCAGTACAGTAGAACTGGTGTCGGGAGAAATTGGCGATGACATTGCTCATTACCTGCTCACATCTGAACAAACCCCATCAGCACTGATTGTGGGTGTATTTGTCGGCGCTGATGGCGTAACTGCATCGGGAGGGCTATTAATCCAAATCTTACCGAAAGCAGCTAGAGACGAGTCTTTAGTGCAGATTTTAGAATCTCGCATCGCCAAGCTATCCGGATTCACACCCCTGTTGCAGGAAGGTAAAACGTTACCGGCTATCTTTGAACAGATTTTGGGTGATTTGGGCTTGGTAATTCTGCCCGAAATCCAAATGGTACGGTTTGACTGCGGTTGCTCGTTTGATCGCGTTTTAGGAGCGCTGAAGATGCTAGGTGAAGCCGAACTTCGGGATATGATTGAAAAAGACGAAGGCGCTGAAGCAACTTGCCACTTCTGTGGGGAAGTTTACCAAGCGAGTGGCGATGAACTGGCTCAACTGATTCAGGATTTAAAAGCTGAGTCCGTTTAA
- a CDS encoding DUF1997 domain-containing protein — MQSQFLNQQPITIEPVHLDTQSTFTEPERDESQSCQLAPELTQFYGHFQNGVEMYAEPERVTAYLDTHQEWFRDCAQPMKAEPIGANGYALAIGRFGSFGYEVEPKIGLELLPRQDGIYKIQTIPVPGYNPPGYEVDFQATQGFVPIPTHEYFSEQQLKGLELPPTITRIEWELDLSVGVRFPKFIHKLPQSLIQSTGDRLLQQIVRQVSRRLSHKVQEDFHNRMNIAIPKKLKRR; from the coding sequence ATGCAGTCCCAATTCCTTAACCAGCAACCCATCACAATCGAGCCAGTGCATCTAGATACCCAATCCACTTTTACCGAGCCTGAGAGAGACGAGTCCCAATCATGCCAATTAGCGCCTGAGTTGACTCAGTTTTACGGTCACTTCCAAAATGGTGTAGAGATGTATGCCGAACCGGAACGAGTAACGGCTTATCTGGATACTCACCAAGAATGGTTTCGTGACTGTGCCCAGCCGATGAAGGCTGAACCGATTGGAGCCAATGGTTATGCTTTAGCGATTGGGCGTTTTGGGTCATTCGGCTACGAAGTTGAGCCAAAAATTGGGCTAGAACTACTTCCGCGCCAGGATGGGATCTATAAAATTCAGACGATCCCCGTCCCCGGTTACAATCCTCCTGGTTATGAGGTTGACTTTCAGGCGACTCAAGGGTTTGTGCCGATTCCAACTCACGAGTATTTTTCTGAGCAACAGCTTAAGGGACTAGAACTTCCCCCCACCATTACCCGTATCGAGTGGGAGCTTGATTTAAGCGTTGGTGTACGGTTTCCTAAGTTTATCCACAAGTTACCCCAGTCTTTGATTCAGAGTACAGGCGATCGCCTGTTGCAGCAAATCGTCCGCCAAGTGTCTCGCCGCTTGAGTCACAAAGTACAGGAAGACTTTCACAACCGGATGAATATCGCGATCCCCAAAAAATTAAAGCGACGCTGA
- a CDS encoding SDR family oxidoreductase, with product MKALVAGATGQTGRRIVNELVKRNIPVRALVRNLEKGQEILPPEAELVVGDVLKPESLSAAVGDSTVVFCATGATPSFNPLEPYQVDYEGTKNLIDIAKAKNIEHFVMVSSLCVSQLLHPLNLFWLILVWKKQAEEYLQKSGLTYTIVRPGGLKNEDTPDSVVMSSADTLFDGSIPRTKVAQVCVEALFQDEARNKIVEVIARPEASDRSWQELFANVA from the coding sequence ATGAAAGCATTGGTCGCCGGAGCGACAGGTCAAACAGGACGCCGAATCGTCAATGAACTGGTCAAACGCAATATCCCCGTTCGCGCTTTGGTGCGTAACTTGGAGAAAGGGCAGGAAATTTTACCCCCTGAAGCCGAGTTAGTCGTTGGGGATGTATTGAAGCCTGAGAGTCTCAGCGCTGCTGTGGGAGATAGCACCGTGGTTTTTTGTGCCACAGGTGCTACACCCAGCTTCAATCCCCTAGAACCCTACCAAGTAGACTATGAGGGGACGAAGAACCTGATCGATATTGCCAAAGCTAAAAATATTGAGCATTTTGTCATGGTTTCCTCACTTTGCGTCTCTCAACTTTTACATCCCCTAAATCTGTTTTGGTTAATTTTGGTGTGGAAAAAGCAGGCTGAGGAGTATCTCCAGAAAAGCGGCTTAACCTATACCATTGTCCGACCTGGGGGACTGAAAAACGAAGATACGCCTGATTCTGTGGTCATGTCATCAGCAGATACACTGTTTGATGGGAGTATCCCCCGCACGAAAGTGGCACAGGTTTGCGTCGAGGCGCTCTTTCAAGACGAGGCACGTAATAAGATTGTAGAAGTGATTGCCCGTCCAGAAGCGAGCGATCGCAGTTGGCAAGAACTATTCGCCAATGTTGCCTAA
- a CDS encoding glycoside hydrolase family 24 protein, translating to MKRLIKWINILILMILFLELREEFQRGEWSFNDPRGEKGTQPLVMRGGDPYIRALMRTISASEANVSQPYSVLYGGEHVWNLSDHPNRCVPIVAGPNVGNCTTAAGRYQFINTTWYNKARRYHPQPWQLFWWNNYSFEPQYQDAVVYAWLSDPQAWGMDISQELRQGKVDQVLRRLSGTWTSLGYGIETNSMTRYLPGIYQRILQEELQQR from the coding sequence ATGAAACGTCTAATTAAATGGATTAATATCCTTATTTTAATGATCCTATTCCTCGAACTGCGTGAAGAATTTCAACGAGGGGAATGGAGTTTTAATGATCCCAGAGGTGAAAAGGGGACTCAACCGTTAGTCATGCGAGGTGGTGATCCTTATATTCGGGCGCTGATGCGAACAATTTCCGCAAGTGAGGCAAATGTGTCTCAACCTTATTCGGTACTGTATGGAGGAGAACATGTCTGGAATTTGAGTGATCATCCTAATCGCTGTGTACCGATTGTCGCAGGTCCTAATGTGGGTAATTGTACCACCGCCGCCGGACGATATCAGTTTATTAACACGACTTGGTATAACAAAGCCAGACGTTATCATCCTCAGCCTTGGCAACTATTTTGGTGGAATAACTATAGCTTTGAGCCACAATATCAGGATGCAGTCGTTTATGCTTGGTTGAGTGATCCGCAAGCGTGGGGAATGGATATTTCCCAAGAATTGCGCCAAGGTAAAGTGGATCAAGTATTGCGGCGATTGTCGGGAACCTGGACAAGTCTGGGTTATGGTATTGAAACGAATTCGATGACTCGATACTTGCCAGGAATATATCAGCGAATTCTTCAGGAAGAATTACAACAAAGATGA
- a CDS encoding acylphosphatase has translation MPNQSQEQIRAHAFISGQVQGVGYRFSTVSEAHRWGVTGWVRNLSDGRVEAVFEGNKSGVEEMINWCHQGPSAAVVKDVAVEYEEPEGLSGFETRR, from the coding sequence ATGCCGAATCAATCACAGGAACAAATCCGTGCCCACGCTTTCATTTCTGGACAAGTTCAAGGCGTTGGCTATCGTTTTTCAACCGTCAGTGAAGCCCATCGATGGGGTGTAACTGGTTGGGTGCGAAATTTGTCAGATGGTCGAGTAGAAGCGGTATTTGAAGGAAATAAATCAGGAGTTGAGGAAATGATTAATTGGTGTCATCAGGGTCCTTCTGCTGCTGTGGTGAAAGATGTGGCGGTGGAGTATGAAGAACCGGAAGGTTTGAGCGGATTTGAGACAAGGCGGTGA